One Mytilus trossulus isolate FHL-02 chromosome 5, PNRI_Mtr1.1.1.hap1, whole genome shotgun sequence DNA segment encodes these proteins:
- the LOC134718027 gene encoding uncharacterized protein LOC134718027 → MAQQNKPSKSALIHKKRKCDDSEPCREDDSWPRFIVIKGTEEKPISKISPFVIHKQIQSVAGTVKKVSKMRSGNLLVECSNKSQSTNLLTMSTISNFPVSASPHNSLNSCKGIIRDRSQYLGDLTVEEIGEELSSQGVTNVIRFQIKKNGNIIKLNTYLLTFRTPTPPPSNTLGCFGIRVDMFIPNPIRCFTCQKFGHGSKQCRGKQRCFKCSDEGHEGTNCHSESSKCVNCGESHFSSSRDCPVYLKEKNIIKIKTERNISYPEAKQIASVSNDLLVSNRPSGESVWDLPSDIDDSSTSKSLPSSASKKVSSSSGTQSTRAPSPLRSQEKKDVQKKPGNTSSQKSSDSRSRGRGRGGVTTAARSPGDRRLSSHNRFSTLIIETEMETESVTPPERSRSQGERNKNAGKLDSIRPSFNK, encoded by the exons ATGGCACAACAAAACAAACCCTCTAAATCAGCTTTAAtacataagaaaagaaaatgtgatgATTCAGAGCCCTGTCGGGAAGATGACAGTTGGCCcagatttattgtaataaaaggaACAGAAGAAAaaccaatttcaaaaatatcgcCCTTTGTAAttcacaaacaaattcaaagcgTTGCTGGTACtgttaaaaaagtttcaaaaatgagATCTGGCAATTTGTTGGTTGAATGTTCCAACAAAAgtcaatcaacaaatttactTACAATGTCTACAATATCAAACTTTCCTGTTTCTGCCTCTCCTCATAACAGTTTGAACAGCTGTAAGGGGATCATTCGAGACAGAAGTCAATACCTTGGTGACCTTACCGTGGAAGAAATCGGTGAGGAACTTTCAAGCCAAGGTGTAACTAATGTTAttagatttcaaattaaaaagaatggaaatataatcaaattaaatacttaTCTTTTGACCTTTAGAACTCCAACTCCTCCTCCATCTAATACTTTAGGTTGCTTCGGAATCAGAGTTGACATGTTTATCCCAAACCCAATTCGATGCTTTACTTGTCAAAAGTTTGGTCATGGAAGCAAACAATGTCGTGGTAAGCAGAGATGCTTCAAGTGTTCTGACGAAGGACACGAGGGAACAAACTGTCACTCTGAATCTTCTAAATGTGTAAACTGTGGTGAATCCCATTTTTCATCGTCTAGGGACTGCCCTGTTtaccttaaagaaaaaaatattattaaaattaaaacagaaagaaacatTAGTTACCCAGAAGCTAAACAGATAGCTTCTGTTTCGAATGATCTCCTTGTTTCAAACAGACCATC CGGTGAATCTGTCTGGGATCTTCCCAGTGACATAGATGATTCTTCCACCTCCAAAAGTCTTCCTTCATCTGCATCCAAGAAGGTATCTTCTTCGTCCGGTACACAGTCTACCAGAGCCCCATCACCTCTTCGTTCTCAAGAAAAGAAGGATGTCCAAAAGAAACCAGGAAATACATCCTCTCAGAAGTCTTCTGATTCGAGGTCGCGGGGTAGGGGTCGAGGCGGAGTAACAACAGCTGCGCGTAGTCCTGGAGATCGACGACTCTCCTCGCACAACAGATTTTCAACACTTATCATCGAAACTGAAATGGAAACCGAAAGTGTTACGCCACCCGAAAGATCACGATCTCAGGGTGAGCGAAATAAGAATGCTGGCAAACTCGACAGCATTCGCCcttcttttaataaataa